The genomic segment ACCTCCTTGGTGGGCAGTACGTAAAGCATGTCCGTATTACCGATGATGTTCTGCGTATTCTCGTCATCGGGCAACTGGTCGGGAGTCTGTACGATGGTGTAGACGGCGCCGTTCTCTTTCCTGATCTTCTGGTAGCAGAACGCTACCGAGCTGTGTATGCCCGTATTCGTGGCCGTATCCTTCATTTGTGCCGTTTCCGCATACTCGTCGAATATGAGGATTCCCCGCTTGCTCCTGTCGGAAAGTATCTTCGACTGTATGACCGAGAAAATCATCGTCATGACCAGGTTCGAGAGGAACCTGTCCTGTTTGATCCGGGTGAGTTCGAATACGATGAACTTCTTGGCCAGGAAGTCCTCTTTAGTATCCTTCGTTACATTTTCGTATCTTTTTCCAGGCAGGAACTCCCCGCAGTTCAGAAGAAACGAAGAGAGCTCAAAATACTTCTCCGGAATGTTTTTCCTTTTCAGGATATCCGGATAATTCTGTTTTACATGGTTATAAAATCCCACGAAATTGTGTTCCTTTCCCGGCTGTTCGTAATAGTCCTCGATAAACAGGTTCAGTGCCGTTTCCCTCTCCGGTTCCTTTCCTGTGAACATGTGTTTCCAATAACGCTGCACGATTCCCGAGATCGTTTCCAAGTCCGTATTGTCCGGTCTGCGTCCCTGCAGGTCGAACGGATTGATACCCAACGGCGTCTTTCCGTCATAATCCACGTGCAACGACTCTTTGGGATAAAGTTTGCAGAGCTGGCTGAAACTTTTTCCGAACTCCACCACTACAACCGTATAGTCCTGTTCAAGAAGCTGGTAAGTGAAATTCTCGGCGAAAGTGGATTTTCCCCCGCCGGAACCGGCGATGATCATCCCGTTGCGTGCATCCGCCCTTCTCTTTCCGGCATCCCATATATCCTTTTTGATCGGGATACGGTATAATCTGTCCTGTAGCTGAATGCCTTCCGCGTCGGAACGGAGTGTACTGCAGGTAAGAAAAAGGCACAGTGCAACGGAGAGCGTGGAAAGAAACATATACTCTCCCGGCAGACAGTTCACCTGTCCGGGTACGGAAGCCAGATGTGCGGCCGCCAGATGCTCGAACGAAGGGATGTAGTATCCGAAGCCGGCCAGGTTCAGGCATTCCCGGATCTTCTTCTCGGCATTCTCCAGTTCTTTTTCGTCACGGTCAAAAAAGCACAGGGAGAAATAAGTGCGTACAAGCGGTGTGCTCTCCTCCATGATTTCATTGCGGACCTCATCCAGTTTCCTGTACTCCGACTCGATGCTCTTTCTTATGCTGCTGTTCTTTTTATAAACATCAATATTGCTGTTCACCCTCGCCCGCAGTTTTTTATCCCCTTCAAAGAAAATAACCTGATTGACGATATGGTTGCATGGCAGATAGACTCCCAGGCTTTCCAAAGGAGTATGGAACAGCTCGCTGCCCGCTTTGGGCAGCGAATAGTCTCTGACACATGAGGAAATGATACCTTCCGGCAGGTGTGCTTCATCGCAGATGCTGTAATACTTGACCTTTTCTTCCCCTATGCTCATGATGGAAGAAAAACGCATATCCCTTGTTTCGCGTTTTCCACCGAACAGATTGGTATATTCTCCCATCAGTTCTACCATTTCCGTCCCGTCAAGCTGCCGGACACTTACATTGGGAATATTACGGATGATGCTCATGGCATTTTCCACGCCTTCAAGGAAGTCCTTCAGTTTTTGTTCATCACTCCTGTGCAGTTCCTCCCTGTATCTCACCGGAGAGGCCGCATACGCCTTTTCCAATGTCTCAAGGGAAGCGAACGTAAAATGCATCAGGCATGTATGCTCCAGATAGGTACGTCCGGCGAAATGGCGCGCGTCCGCCCGGGAAAGGAAGCTGCCGGCCTTTTCCGGAGAGTAGCTGCGCTTGAGAAAGATATCCTGCTTATGCACGTAGCTCCCGTCGGGAAGAAAGCGGAAGGCTTCCTCCAACATGAGGTTTCTCCGGTCTATATCTTCCGGGGAAAGGCTGTAGCATTCCGGTTCTGTAAGACGGAAGGAAACGGTCAGGCTGCCTGACTGTCCCAGCATGGCTCCGTCTCCCATGATGTCCAAAAGTCCGTATGTGTAGTTTGTTGTCATAACTGCTCCTTTCTGTGTCTTTCCCGGATGCGGTAAAGGGTACGGGTCATTTCCAAATTGCTCAGGGTAATCTCCCGGTTACGGTTCTTGAACTTCCGGGACAAGGTCTTTCTCCAGAACATATAGCACAGCAGGGGCTCCGCCACACTGCATATGCCCATCATGCTCCAGAAGAATTCCCAGCGCCCTTCAGTCAACCCCTGGGCGGCTGCAAGGACACACAGTCCGATAGCCGCTACACTGGCGGAATATACCACCCAATAATCCCCGGAAAGGAAAACACCGATCCGGCAGGGAGTTTCCAGGCCTTTTCTTACTTTGTATTCCATATCAGACACTCAGGTTTATACCCATGGCTGCCGCCCTTATGGCATTGATGACAACCGAACCGGCCAGACCATAGCCTACCATCCAAACGACCGCAATGACACCGTCCATTCTGTTTCCGTTGTCATTCTTGGCCGCAATATTGTCATAGTTCCGTACTAAACCGGCAATCAGGCCGATAAGCATGCCTGCCAGATATATGGGTCTGGCCCAGCCGTCAAGCATTGTGTTTACAGTCGAATTCATGTCCTGTGCGGATACCTGTACGGTAGTAAGCAGAAACATGAGGGTTAGCAATACATTTTTCTTTGTCGTCATTATTCATTCGGTTTAATTGATCCGGTATAGTCTCCACCTGCCTGCCAGGGACGGACGCTCACACCGGAGAGAATGAGCATCCCTTCTTTGCTCAGGGACAATATGTAGGTGTATCTCTTTCCGGCCTCAAACGTATTGGCCGGAAGGTACCAGTCGTAAACATTGTCCCGGTAATGGATCTGTATCCTGCGTTCTTCCGTTTTGCCAGGGAACAGAAGCAGCATGTTTCCTTTGGAAGCGATGCTTCCGTTATTATCTTTCACGGACAGGCTTCCGCTTGTAAGGTCATATGCGCCTTCCACAGGAAGTCCTTCCATGTTCAAGGTACATGCATCGCTCCCTTCCACTGTAAATTCCAGAAGGGAAAGCAGGTGTTTCATTTCAATGCTTGCCCTGTGGTTCTGCCAGTTGAGCCGCAACTCCTCCGAAGCCAGATAATCAGTCTGGGAAACCAGGCTTACGGGCAGTTCCTTTCCCGGAATTTTCTGGAAAGGAGAAAAAGCAAACAGTCTGCAGGTAGCTTCAGTGAGCGTGACTTCCGGAAAGATCCAGCCGTCATCGTACGTCACATGTACCGGTCCCGGTACACCGGTGTAAGTATCGCCTGCATCATCAAGCAATACCATCCCGAAATCCTTTACAAGAGAGCCGTCCACATCTGTCCCGACACCACGGCTGAAACAGTTCTCCACCCGGAGCTCTTTTTCCCCTTCCTGTTCAAGCGAGTCCTTTTCATCCGAACAGCCCGTAAGAACAGTAGGACAAAGAAGCATGGCTGTCATAATACATTTATATGCCTTTATCATATCGTTTATGGTTAATTCTTCAATTAGGGATCAATATCTACGGAAGTCTTTCCTTTTTGCCTGACAGTCAATGTTATTGTTTTTCCACTTTCTGCCTGTGTGAGCGTCACGTTTCCACTACGGATTTCTTTCCCCGGGTTTTCGTCATAACTTACCGAACTTCCGGACACGTGAATCCAGCTGTCTCCTGACACACTCCAGGAAAGATCCCTGCGGCTGTTGCCTGTCACTTTATAGCTTGTTATACTCAATGTGAATGAACCGGCACTCGCCTCGGTACGTTCACTATGGGTAGTGCTGCCATCCGTATAACTGAAATAGTAGCTGACCGGGGCTGCCTCCTGGCTGATTGTGGCTGTGGCGGAATTTCCACCATAGCTTGCCGTAAAGACACAGCTACGTGCGGATGCGGTGTTGTTCTCCGCTACCGTTACCGTATTCCCTGAAAGGAAGAAACCATCCGAACCGCCGGTAACGGACGGGTAACCGGTCTGTGAGCTTTCCTTTATGCCATTTACAAATACGTCACGTGAGGCTCCCGCCGTAAGCGTCGAGTTGCCTCCTTTCCAGCCCAGGGATGAAGGGTTTGCTGTCAAAGTAACCGACCAACCGCCGTAATTCCGGTATTTGGGTTCAAGGGTACGGTCTGTCAGAACCTCAAAACTGTACTGTACCGCATCGGATACGATCCTGCCTGCCTCATACCACCCTGCAAACTCATAACCGCCATTCACGTTTGCCCTCACTGTACAGGTGCTTCCGATATTGTAGAGTCCCGCACCTGTAGTAGTCCCGCCCGCCGTATAATCCAGAACGGTAATCTGTTTCTTGTAGTCGATACTGTAATTGTGTATCTGACCGGCAAGGGTGACCATATCGGAAGTTCCACGAAGTTTTATATCCGTATCTCCCGTAAGGGCTACATAGTTGGAGGAAGTCGTAAGCGTCTGGGCGGGAATGGTCACGCGGAATACCGTTGTGGCATCTCCCTGCTGGGAATATCTGTACATCCGGCAGTTTCCCCTGCTTTCGTCCGTAACGACTTCACCGGTAAGCAGGTTGAAACGGCTCGTGCGTTTCACATTCTCTATGGTAGCCTCCCGGACTCCTTCGTTACGCTCGATCCTGACTTCCACGGTTGAGAGTCTATGCCTGAAATTCAGCGGTATCGTGTAGTTCAGAACCGGTTCCGTATAGGTCGCAGTCATAAAATCCGCTGACAGCCATCCGGACTTCTCAGCCTGATCTCCGGCGGAATGGGATATGGCGGTAATGTCTGTTTGTCCTTCCTTGAAAGGATAGTATATATAGAAGTCGAAATCGGTTCCCACCGTTACAATAATATTATCCGCTTCCGTCGCAGGTTTGAATGTATTGCCGTCATAGATGTATTCATTGTTCACTGCCCAATACACACCGGTCTTCGGTTCAATGGCAAACACGCCTATGGCATCGCCCGTCTCAAAGCTGCTCTCCTGGGTGTTTCGCGTTTCCGTATCCCCGGTGACGGCGGTGAATGTAACAAGCCCGCTGCCGGCGACGGCTTCCTTCTCTGCGGCATCGTCCCCGCAGGATGAAAAGGAAAACAGCAGCACTGCGCAAACAATCGGTTTTATTGATCTTATCATGGTTTCTGTTTTATGGGGAACCGGAAGGCTCCCCCATAGGTTACTAATTTATTTGACCGGTACAAGTGTAATGTCCTCTTCTGTGGATGTCCAACCCTCTATCGTTACCGACTGGCCGTTTTCCCCGCCGATTTCCGCATCATTGGAGCGCATGGTGACCGAGTAGATATATCTCTTTCCGGCTTCCCAGAGAATCTGCGGAATGGAATACGTATAGGTCGCACCATCGATCACGACTTCGAGCGATACCTCACCCCCGGAAATGTTCATCGGATAAATGGCTGCGGCATAGTCTACCGCCTGTTCTCCCTGGGCAGGGACGGTTGTGTTCGGGCTCCATGACAGCTCGGTATTGGTCGGCTGGAATGTGATTCTCCCTTCATCATTCAGGTTCATCGTCCCGACGGTGGCAAACTTGGCGGCCGATGCTTTCAGCTTGGCCGATGTAAGATTCCCGTCGTTATGATACTCGGGGGAAACTTTCAAACGGATGACAAACTGTGAGAGGGCATGTCTCATCGGTATTTTAGCCTCGGTTTCAATTACCGACACTTGGTTGGAACTTTTTCCCCACATGTAATCGACGGATGTGCCTGCGTTGATAGGGACGGGTATTTTTGTTCCATCGGTTACCGCACCGTTATACGGGTAGTATGCCCATATTGTTGCCTCGTCCGAAAGGAGATATACCGGACTGGCCTGCGACCAGCCGTTTGTCTCTCTGGTTGACTTGTTGTTTTGGGCATCATAACGCGGATAGGCATCACCCCATCCGGTTGCCTTGTACATGAACAGCCCCAGAGCATCACCCGCCGCCCAGTCCGTTTTGGGGATAAAACCGGCCCTGGTCTCTGTTCCTACGGTTGGCAGGATATTCAGCTGTGCAAGCGTATGTTCCCGGCCTGTTTCGTTTTCAATAAATGTCTCTTCACTGTTACTGCATGAAGCCAGTAAACCTGCGGTCATTACCGCTGAAAGAAAAAATCTTGTTTTCATAAAAAAAAATATTAGTTATAGTTTTATAATTCTGTTTCAGGTATGTCCTCCCAATCCGGAATGACAACCGGCTGGTCTATGGTCAGCTCTTTACCGACATGCAGATTGAGTTCCAATGAAAGTTCCTCACCTTCGAAACCTCTGACGTACGGTGTCAGGTCAACCGTCTGCTCTTCATTGAATGCGGAATCCTCTTCATCCATCTCAACCTTCACTGTCAGTATATTCTCCGCTACGGGACTGAAACCGAATACATACAGGCTTGTACGCCACCGGTTAAAATCCTGTTTGCGTGCAAATATGGTAGTGAGGCTTGCATTCCCTGTCCTTTCACGGGAGACGAGATATCGCCCGGTGGAAATGCCTGAAAGCGTACCCTTCAAAGAAGATAGGGGAACAGTATTACCGGATACATTGATCTGTATGTTCAGACGCTGGACGAATGCCGAGGGGCTGACTTCCACCCTTTTGGTATTTTGATACTCCAGATGTTCGCTGAACATGGCCGAACTGCAGAAGTCCTGTATTCCCGGGATGTAAGCCCCGCCTTCCACTGTATCTGTCTGTACGGTAAGACACGCTTCATGGTAGTTCTGAATATCGCTTACTTTGTAATTTCCTGTATAGAACAGGAAGCGGTATTCACCTTGGGGAATACTCCAGCGAAGGGTATCCTGTGTAAAGGCCGTTTCCGTACCTGAAGGGATATCCGTATGCCCGAGAGGAAACGCAATCATGTGCCGCTGCGCCGGTATGGGCAGCGGCTCCTTGATTCCGCTGAAATCACACCAGGCAACAAGTTCCCCGTTTCTTATGCAGAAATCCTCGTTGAAGTCACAACCACTCAGTGCGGTTACAAGAACCGCGAAGGATGCCAGCTTGTTAATATAGTTCATCTTTATATAAATTATAGGTTACTATCAGTTTGTTAATTTCCGGATCGAGTCTTCCTCTCCATATCTTGGAAGCATCCTGGTCACATGACTTGACATACATTTTGAGGGCGTCTTCCTCTCTTTTCAGGCGGCTGTACAGGATGGCCAGCAGATAGTTCCTGTCCGAAGTGTCCGCCTGTTCCGTCATGATTTCAAGTGCACGCTTGTCATAGCCCAGGGACATCAGGCACACTGCCGTATTGTAGTCATCCGGATAAGATACGTCCAGTATGGCAAGAGCCTGCCGGTATTGTCTGTCTTCTATCATTTTTACTGCCTGCATGTAGGTAGTGTCAATAACCGGCATGACTATCGTATCCTGGAGCATGTTCCGGCGATGAAGATGGAATTTGAACTCCACACCGCGCAGTAACGGATAATGCTTTCCCCGGATACGCATGTAGTCGGCGGGATATTTACGCAGGGCATACTCCCGGTTATCCGGATTGTCCGTCTCTTTCATGATACGCAGAAGATATGCCTTGTTTTCCAGGCTGTCATCTGCCAGTACCAGTTCATGCAGCCGGTTCCAGTCCTCGCCGATCCAACGCGGGCGGAAAAGTGTATCGACTCCTTCGCGGTCATCGCTGCGAAGGGCAAGGTATTTCTTGAGTGCCAGTGCACGTCCCTTTGAAAGGAAAAGGTTCACATCGGCACTGCCCTCGGGAGATGACGTGGCTGTCATACGGATACTGTCGATGAGGAACTCCCCTGTATAATTGATACCATGAATGGTTTCGAACACCTTGTCGATTTCCGCTCTGTTATCCCCGATGTCCTCGGAAAATTCGGTGGCTCCGCTCTTGTAGGTCACATATGCCCGAAGGTTGACTTCATCCTTACGGGTGATGATTTTCTTTTTGTAACGTGGACTGCGGTCCAAAAACTGCACCATGCTTGATATGAAGTAGGTGATTGTATCCGAAGGGGGGAGCTGCGTCTTTGTCTCATCCTTTGAAAGAATCTGCCCATCCAGGGTCAGGTCTATCTTTTTCGTATTTTCCGTAGCCGGAAGTTCCTGCTTATAATAATATACGAAGTTATCGCCTTCCTTGATGACCGTATCCAGGCGTGCCGCTTCATATGGAAAGCGCACATACTTCTCGTACATTTCACCGGCCTGCTCTTTCCTTTTCCGCTTCTCGGCCATCTTCGCATAGTCGGTGAAGCGTCTGGTGATGGAAGCCGAATCCTCCGGTGTTATGTTCCGGGTACGGATCTTATAGTTTCCCTCGGCAAATATTTTCCATTTGGAAGGAATATACTTACCATCCATCTCACGACGCAGCCGGTAAGCCGGAAGATATTCGAGTATTGAGTTATAGCCGGCTATGGCCTGTTTGTTACGCTCCATCCTGTAATTGAACAGTGCAAAACGCGCATTGGCCTTGTCCGGCCAGTCAATCCAGCGTTCTTTGCTGATAACCTCATGTTTCCATGCCTGAAAGTACTCTTCTTCAAGTTCGGCCAGGGCTTTCCTGTAGCCTTTCTCGTCGAATAGTTTCTGAAGGTAGAGACTGTCCGGAATAATGGAGTTCATAAATGCCTGGTAACGCATGTAACCTTTTCTCTGCATCTTGGCAAAGTCAGCCCCGGAAAGAAAAATCCTGTCCAGATACAACGTATCGGCAGACTTGTAGGCTACAGGCGTGAGCTGGACCTGCCATTTGTTGCTGATCAGCTCACCGGGTACTGTGACGATGAAATCCAGGTTGATCTTGCCGTTCCTTTCCGCCACCTGCTTGCTCTTTGCCACGACGGTGATTTCGGAGAGTTCCATCTGGGTAATGTATTCACCCGTAACGCTGTCTTTCGTGGCCTCGGTCACAATATGCTCCTTTCCTTTGTCATCCGTCCATGTTATCTGCCGGGGCAGGCGGAATCCTGTATCTGCGACCGCTTCTTTCATTTGAGGCTGGGAGATGCGTACACGTGCCAGCTTGTGGTCTGTAACACATGAGACAAGCAGTCCCGAGAGCAATGCGTAAGGTATGATACGTCTTGTCTTTCTCATCGGTGGGGAAATTAAAAAAGATAAACCATGTTCAGTGCGGCGCGGGTAGGAAGAAAATGCCAGCCGTAGTCCTTTTCCACAAGGTCACCGCAACGTTTGCACAGGTATTTGTCATATCCCAGCCACACTGCTCCGGCTCCGATCTCCCACTCAAGGTTCCAGCGTCGTCCCAACTGGTATGCCCGGCCGATACTTATACCCACGCCGTAACCTTCACCCTCATAACGGTATTTGCTGCCGAAAAGGTTGCCTACACTGTATGTACCGGCAGTGCCATGCATGCCGATGAACCCTCCCATATAACTCTCAAGCAGCCAGTAACGTACACCGGGCGATGCATAGAAATTGCGGAACTGGCGGTTCTTCGAAAACTTGAAAGGGTTGTACTGAAGCGGCAGATGCAGCGACCACTTGCGGTCCAGTGTCATGGACGCCTCCAGGTTCAGGTTGGCCGTAGCCAGACCGATTATGTTGGTACGCAGCGAATAGGACTGTGCCGATACAGCCAGGCCGCAGGCAAGGAAGCCTGCCAGAAGAAATGCCTTTTTTATCATACCGGCTTCTCCTCCTTTTCCTTGATGACAACCACTTCCCAGGCAGTCAGGGTATTGAACCAACGGTTCTCCCACTGGCGGGCGGTACAATCGAATTTCACATGCACAGTCTGGCCGACCTCGACGGCATACCGGTCAATGTTGGCGTTCATCAGCTGAAGGCACAGGCTCTGCGGCTTGTTTTCTTCTGTCTCGAGAACGAATTCCCGGCTCTTCCATTCATTGCCGGATGTCTTGCCGATCCCATCCCTGATGGGAAGAACGGCGATGATTTTTCCTTGTATTTCCATTTTTATTAATATTGGTTTGATGTGATTCTGTAGATTAAGCGGGGATACGCTTTCATGGTTAAAATCTGAATGCCATTAAAACTTTTATTCCATTTATGAAAGACGCATATCCCGCTTATGCTCTATATTTGTAATGTCATTTATTTCAACTGCCAGATATTTCATAATACAGTTTTATTCATTTCTTTTGTCATTTTCTGAAATATATCATCAATCAATTGTTTAATCTCACAGACATAGCTTCCCATGCTCCATCCTTCCAGCTGACACACCATTAAATCAAATTCTATTTCTTGTAACAGCTTCACTTTAAATCTCTCGCGGGCAAAGACGTTTACCCTTTGACGTACATTACGGTTAATCATCGGGTCTTGTTTGGGCTCTTTGCTCTTGGGCTTCTGCATTTTGCTCGTTGGGTGATTAACCGCTACGTCATTGGCAGGTATGTTGGCCTTCACAAGAACCCTCTTTTGACCCTTCAGGACACTTTTACCGTTTGTAAAGAAATCATATCCGAATAGAGGAGAACCGGTATGTTTGTCAATAGAGAATCCTTCAGGCGGTTCTTCATGAGTTCCCAGTCCATGTATCTATTCATCTCTATACTGTTTATATTCAGCCCCAGCTATCTCCGTTTTTATGAAAATCCAAAATGGCTTTTTGTATCTCTTCATCATTTTTAGGTTCATGGGTATATCTCTCATGGCAATAACAGTATCTACTGCCATAAGAACAGGTATTATAAGTTCTATTCAATTCCTCTCCAACTCTCCAACGTGCATGAGGGTCAGGAATTCTTCCCTCTTGTAACCATTGCCAATGAGTTTTCATTTTCTCCCGGTATTCGGCATTCTGTTTTCTCTTCTCTTCCCGTTTCTTGGCTACATCCCGATATTCCTTCCTTTTGGCAGAGAGGATGGCTTTTGCAGCTTCCTTATCTTCATGTACTTCACAGTCTTTGAAATAGACAGCTTTGGCAGGGTAATAACAATTAGTCCATTGTTCTGTACCTTCCGCCCCCTCATTGGGTATAAAACCCTTTTTAGCCCATTGTAATGCCGTTAATATTTCCATAGTCCATTCCTTTTTCATTTTATGCTATTCAGCCAGTTCAATGCTTTTTGCATATCATTTGTATAGTCAGCACTATAGATATACGTGACTTCATCACCGGCCTTGTATTCCCGGTCATTGTCAGTTTCTCCTACAATAAACTCCATATTTGAAGTACCTAATTTGAACACGCCTATACAATAGGTCGTGCCGTCTCTTTCAGCACTCTTTTTGGTTGCCAAGAGGAAAATTCTTTCTGCATCTGATTTATTCATGGCTCTAATGTTTTGATTACTCTCCTTTCCTCGGGATACGGATATATTTCCTGAAAAGATAACTGCAACTCTTTGACAGGCGTAGCCGGAAGGTCTCCTCACGAGGAAGCACTTCCAATGTTACCGCTATGGGAATATCCTGCCAGGTGATACCGGGAAACATTTCCTTGAACGCTCCCTGGGGAATATGCAGGGCTTCCTTGCCGATCCATATGCCGGTATCCCTTTCAGGCTTGTAAGTGAAAAGATGCCCCGTACCGTCATAGTCCACAGCAAACCAGAATGTATTCCTCATGGCTTACCGTTGCCCGGTTCCTCCCCGGGAAAGATAACAGTTCCTTCTCCCAACAGGCATTTCACTTTCGTAACCGATATGATGCATACCAGCTTGTCCGGTTTACCTTCCACATGGATGTACCATTGAGGTTCGGCATCCTTTCCTGCATCAAAATGCAGGGGTTTGGTACGCGGATATTTGGCATCCAGCTCTTCTATCCGACAGTGAATCTCTTCTTTCAGGTCGTCCAGTGCATTCCGGTCCTTGAGCAGGCAGTCTTTGAATTTCAGGATATACTCCTGGAGTTCACTGCCTTTCCTGTTTACCGACGCATAGGTTTGTATATAATGTATAAAGTACATATTATTATGGTTTTAATGACTTATTCT from the Bacteroides eggerthii genome contains:
- a CDS encoding conjugal transfer protein, producing the protein MTTNYTYGLLDIMGDGAMLGQSGSLTVSFRLTEPECYSLSPEDIDRRNLMLEEAFRFLPDGSYVHKQDIFLKRSYSPEKAGSFLSRADARHFAGRTYLEHTCLMHFTFASLETLEKAYAASPVRYREELHRSDEQKLKDFLEGVENAMSIIRNIPNVSVRQLDGTEMVELMGEYTNLFGGKRETRDMRFSSIMSIGEEKVKYYSICDEAHLPEGIISSCVRDYSLPKAGSELFHTPLESLGVYLPCNHIVNQVIFFEGDKKLRARVNSNIDVYKKNSSIRKSIESEYRKLDEVRNEIMEESTPLVRTYFSLCFFDRDEKELENAEKKIRECLNLAGFGYYIPSFEHLAAAHLASVPGQVNCLPGEYMFLSTLSVALCLFLTCSTLRSDAEGIQLQDRLYRIPIKKDIWDAGKRRADARNGMIIAGSGGGKSTFAENFTYQLLEQDYTVVVVEFGKSFSQLCKLYPKESLHVDYDGKTPLGINPFDLQGRRPDNTDLETISGIVQRYWKHMFTGKEPERETALNLFIEDYYEQPGKEHNFVGFYNHVKQNYPDILKRKNIPEKYFELSSFLLNCGEFLPGKRYENVTKDTKEDFLAKKFIVFELTRIKQDRFLSNLVMTMIFSVIQSKILSDRSKRGILIFDEYAETAQMKDTATNTGIHSSVAFCYQKIRKENGAVYTIVQTPDQLPDDENTQNIIGNTDMLYVLPTKEVIYSSIIEKFKITDQAHIDLMKSMRNNFSGRQPYSECFLRMGEKYATVTRLELSPEKFLAFQTEGNIWAELEKKTQRMGMEDAIREYLEEHPERKVKKLPSNR
- a CDS encoding fimbrillin family protein; this encodes MIKAYKCIMTAMLLCPTVLTGCSDEKDSLEQEGEKELRVENCFSRGVGTDVDGSLVKDFGMVLLDDAGDTYTGVPGPVHVTYDDGWIFPEVTLTEATCRLFAFSPFQKIPGKELPVSLVSQTDYLASEELRLNWQNHRASIEMKHLLSLLEFTVEGSDACTLNMEGLPVEGAYDLTSGSLSVKDNNGSIASKGNMLLLFPGKTEERRIQIHYRDNVYDWYLPANTFEAGKRYTYILSLSKEGMLILSGVSVRPWQAGGDYTGSIKPNE
- a CDS encoding fimbrillin family protein; this encodes MIRSIKPIVCAVLLFSFSSCGDDAAEKEAVAGSGLVTFTAVTGDTETRNTQESSFETGDAIGVFAIEPKTGVYWAVNNEYIYDGNTFKPATEADNIIVTVGTDFDFYIYYPFKEGQTDITAISHSAGDQAEKSGWLSADFMTATYTEPVLNYTIPLNFRHRLSTVEVRIERNEGVREATIENVKRTSRFNLLTGEVVTDESRGNCRMYRYSQQGDATTVFRVTIPAQTLTTSSNYVALTGDTDIKLRGTSDMVTLAGQIHNYSIDYKKQITVLDYTAGGTTTGAGLYNIGSTCTVRANVNGGYEFAGWYEAGRIVSDAVQYSFEVLTDRTLEPKYRNYGGWSVTLTANPSSLGWKGGNSTLTAGASRDVFVNGIKESSQTGYPSVTGGSDGFFLSGNTVTVAENNTASARSCVFTASYGGNSATATISQEAAPVSYYFSYTDGSTTHSERTEASAGSFTLSITSYKVTGNSRRDLSWSVSGDSWIHVSGSSVSYDENPGKEIRSGNVTLTQAESGKTITLTVRQKGKTSVDIDP
- a CDS encoding fimbrillin family protein; the encoded protein is MKTRFFLSAVMTAGLLASCSNSEETFIENETGREHTLAQLNILPTVGTETRAGFIPKTDWAAGDALGLFMYKATGWGDAYPRYDAQNNKSTRETNGWSQASPVYLLSDEATIWAYYPYNGAVTDGTKIPVPINAGTSVDYMWGKSSNQVSVIETEAKIPMRHALSQFVIRLKVSPEYHNDGNLTSAKLKASAAKFATVGTMNLNDEGRITFQPTNTELSWSPNTTVPAQGEQAVDYAAAIYPMNISGGEVSLEVVIDGATYTYSIPQILWEAGKRYIYSVTMRSNDAEIGGENGQSVTIEGWTSTEEDITLVPVK
- a CDS encoding DUF3575 domain-containing protein, encoding MIKKAFLLAGFLACGLAVSAQSYSLRTNIIGLATANLNLEASMTLDRKWSLHLPLQYNPFKFSKNRQFRNFYASPGVRYWLLESYMGGFIGMHGTAGTYSVGNLFGSKYRYEGEGYGVGISIGRAYQLGRRWNLEWEIGAGAVWLGYDKYLCKRCGDLVEKDYGWHFLPTRAALNMVYLF
- a CDS encoding DUF3127 domain-containing protein translates to MEIQGKIIAVLPIRDGIGKTSGNEWKSREFVLETEENKPQSLCLQLMNANIDRYAVEVGQTVHVKFDCTARQWENRWFNTLTAWEVVVIKEKEEKPV